The Flammeovirga pectinis genomic interval AAATCGTTACGGATGCAGGAGACTCTGCTAGATTCAAGACTGGAGCATTAATCTCATTTAGAGAAATGCGTGATGAGAATTCTTCATTGAAACGTAAGGACATGAAAGAGATGAAAGTGCGTGATGCACAGCCAGCTATTTCAAGACCAACGTTACAAGGTATCACACAAGCATCATTGGATACGAAATCATTTATTTCAGCTGCCTCTTTCCAAGAGACAACTAAGGTATTGAGTGAAGCTTCTATTAGAGGTAAACGAGATGAATTAGTAGGACTGAAAGAAAATGTGATCGTAGGTCACTTGATTCCTGCTGGTACTGGTCTTAGAGATTATGATGCGTTACGTGTTGGTTCTAAGGAAGAATACGAAGCATTGATTGATTCTAGAGAAAGACATCAGATCACAGGTTTATAATATTTGCAAAGCGGTTTAAAAAGCCTCTAGTCGAAAGACTAGGGGCTTTTTGCATTTTTAAAAGATTGTAGTGTATATCTCGAATATTGGTGTAATTCCAAACCAGTTCTGAAATTCCCCCTTGTATTAGCATACTTAACTTATGTTATGTATAATTCTAAACTACTTTGAAACGAATTGTGTTGAATATAACTGAATGTGTTGTTCTATAATTTGTATTTTATCGAGGTAAATAAAAGTAAATAAAATAAGTGTATTTTTGAAACTTTTACAATGTAACCCCGTGTAGATTATTATCATTATAAAAAAACCATATTTTTATTGTATATTTGCTAAAATTATAAATTCAGGAACATTAAATAGTTCATGAGAATTTGGACTGACTAACACAATTACAAAGTAGGGTACTTTGTAGTAAACGAATATTACTATAAAAAATCGCATTGGTATGCTATTTGGAATTTTAAGAGAAGAAGATCATCGTGTGTCCGTTACACCAGAATTAGCGAAAAAGTTTATTTCTGAAGGTCACGAGGTTTATTTTGAAAAGGGTGCTGGTTCTAGTGCTTATTTTGAAGATAGCCTTTATAATGAAATAGGAGCAGTAGAAAAATCTAGAGAAGAAATTATTTCTTCATCTAATGTTTTAATCACTTTAGCTCCATTATCTAAGGAAGAAGTTGCTAAACTAGCAGAGAATACATTTTTATTCTCTTCATTTCAGCCATTCCAAGATGCATCAATTTGTGAGACATTCGCAACAAAGGGAATATCAGCATTTAGTTTTGATATGATTCCTCGTTCTTCAATTGCTCAATCTATGGATATATTGTCTTCTATGGCCTCAATTTCTGGCTACAAGGCAGTATTAAAAGCAACAGATTATTTACCACGTTATATGCCAATGTTATCAACAGCAGCAGGTACCGTACCTCCATCAAAAGTTTTGATTATGGGTGCAGGTGTTGCAGGATTACAGGCAATTGCTACAGCAAAACGTTTAGGAGCTCAAGTAGAAGCTTTTGATACTAGAGCTGCATCAAAAGAAGAAGTACAATCATTAGGTGCAAAATTCGTTGAAGTCGAAGGTGCTAGTGATGATACTAATGCTGGTGGTTACGCAGTAGAACAATCAGAAGAATATAAAAAGAAGCAAGCAGAGTTAATTGCTCTAAAAATTGAAAAAGCAGACGTAGTAATTACAACAGCACAATTAAGAGGTAGACCTGCGCCAAAATTAATAACTGAAGAAGCAGTTAAAACAATGAAGCCGGGTTCGGTTATTGTTGATTTAGCATCTTCTACGGGTGGTAACTGTGTGTTAACTGAAGATGAAAAAGTAGTTAAGAAGCACGGAGTTACAATTATAGGAAGTTCTAATCTTGCAGCTGAAATTAGTGAGCAAGCATCTGTACTGTTCAGTAAGAATGTTCAGAATTACTTAAAATTAATGTTGACAAAAGAAGGTTTGAATTTTAATTTCAATGATGAGATTATTTTACAAAGCTGTATTGTTTACAAAGGTGAAGTAATTTATGGGAATGAGGCAAAACAAAAAGCTTTAGTTCCAGCACCAAAAGCTGAAGAAAAAGCAGACGCTCAAGCTTAAACTTTTCAAACAAACAAATTAGAATTTAATATGGAACAAATATTAGCATTTTTAGATGATAACACATTAGCAATGTTATCATTGTTAGTACTTTCTTCGTTCTTAGGAATGGAAATTATTGGTAAAGTACCAACAGTTTTACATACTCCTTTAATGTCAGGTGCAAATGCAATTTCAGGTGTTGTAGTAATTGGAGCAATTATTCTTATTAGAAGAGCAGAAGCGACAGATTACTTAACATTAGTATTAGGATTTATTGGTATCGCTTTAGCAATGATCAACGTTGTTGGTGGTTTTGCTGTAACCAATAGAATGTTAGAGATGTTCAAGAAAAAAGAACGTAAATAATAACTACTAATTAACTGAAATTACAAGAAAATGGATATATCAAATTTAATAGATTTACTATACTTAGTAAGTATAATCGTTTTTATTATAGGTTTAAAAGGATTGTCTCATCCAGAAACTGCACGTAAAGGTAATAGAGTTGCAGCTTTAGGTATGGGTATGGCTATCGTTATTTCATTATTAGCTCCAGAAACATCGGGTAATAATAACTACCCTTGGATTATTGGAGCAATGTTAATAGGTGGTGGTATTGGTTTCGTTTCATCGAAAAAAATTGCCATGACTAAGATGCCAGAGATGGTATCATTATTTAATGGTTTGGGTGGTGCATGTGCCATGTTAATTGGTATTGCAGAATTCGGAAACCTTCCTCAAGGAGCTGACATGATGAGTGGTGCTGTTTTAACAAACATCTTTGCTATGTTCGTTGGAGCTGTTTCTTTAACGGGTTCATTAGTAGCTTATGGTAAATTAAATGGTTCTTTAAGAGATAACTTTACTTTACCTGCTCCTCAAATAATAAATTTAGTTTCTTTAGCAGGTATTATTGCATTATCCGTAATGATTATGACTCAGCCAGAATTAAATATGGCTTTAGTATATGCATTATTAGGTTTGTCATTATTCTACGGTATTGCCTTTGTAACACCAATCGGTGGTGGAGATATGCCTGTAGTTATATCATTACTTAACTCGGTAACAGGTATTGGAGCAACAGGTGCAGGTCTTATTTATGGAAATAACATTATGATTATTGGTGGTATCCTTGTTGGTGCTTCAGGAGTAATCTTAACAGTTATGATGTGTGAGGCAATGAACCGTTCTTTAGTAAATGTATTGATTGGTAATTTAGGTGCTTCTGGTGGCGGATCTGGTTCTAGTCGTGAAGAAATCGTTAAAGAAGTAAATATTTCAGACCTTGCAATTCAATTAAAATATGCTGATAAAGTAGCTATCGTTCCTGGTTATGGATTAGCTGTAGCTCAAGCGCAACATATTTGCCATGAAATTGAATCTGCTTTAGAAAGTGAAGGTGTTGAAGTGCGTTATGCAATTCATCCTGTAGCGGGTCGTATGCCTGGTCATATGAACGTATTATTAGCTGAATCTGATGTAGATTATGATAAGTTACTAGAATTGGAACCTGCAAATAGTAGTTTTCCTTCTACAGATGTGGTCCTTGTAATTGGAGCAAACGATGTTGTAAATCCATCTGCAAAAGATGATTCTGCATCACCAATTTATGGTATGCCAATCTTAGATGTTGAAACAGCTAAGAATGTTGTCGTATTCAAACGTGGTATGAGTACTGGTTATGCTGGTGTTCAAAACCCATTATTCTTTGGTGATAAAACAAAGATGTTATTTGGAGATGCTAAATCATCTTTAAATAAGCTGAAAGACGAAATAGCAAATGCTTAATTAAGTATTTGTCTTAAGATATTAAGTAACCCCTTCCTATTGATTTAGGAAGGGGTTACTTTTTTTATTGGTCTCATAAATGGGTTTAAAACCCTGCACTTTCAGTGCAGAACTTTAGTATTTCGAAAAAATCTACTACATTCTGAGTATTATGACACAGGAGTATAGAAAAGGTCATTATACAGTGACTAGGTTGACCGTCCATATAGTTTTTGCGACTAAATATCGTTATCAAGTTCTAGAAGGAGATATTCAAAAACGATGTAGATCTCTTCTCATTCAAATTTGTGAATCAGAAGGTATTGAGATCCTAAAAGGAGTTGTAAGTAAAGATCATGTTCATATCCACATAGAGTACCCTCCGACTAAAAGTCTTAGTGATATTTTGAAACGTATGAAAGGTCGAACTTCAAGGTTACTTCAACAAGAATATCCTAGTTTAGGAAAAAGGTATTGGGGTAAGCATTTTTGGGCAGGAGGTTACGGCGCTTGGAGTACAGGTAACATTACAGACGAAATGGTCAACGACTATTTAGAACATCATAGGAGCGATATGGACGATAATTCCAACTTCATGTTGGAATAAGAGGAAGTGAGCGTAGGACTTTCAGTCCTACCCCCAAACCTCTGCACTTTCAGTGCAGAGCGGTTTAGTTAATCAAAAACATAGCCTTCATGTGATTGATGCTCAATTTATCTTTTTCTTTGTTTCCATTTAGGCTATATAAGAGTATAGTGAATGCTTCGGACTCTATAAATAGCATTTTTCCATTTTTAGAGTTCTTGATTAGATTTAAATCTAAAGTGATTGTATATATAACTCCATCAATTTCTATAGTTCCTATAGAAT includes:
- a CDS encoding Re/Si-specific NAD(P)(+) transhydrogenase subunit alpha; translated protein: MLFGILREEDHRVSVTPELAKKFISEGHEVYFEKGAGSSAYFEDSLYNEIGAVEKSREEIISSSNVLITLAPLSKEEVAKLAENTFLFSSFQPFQDASICETFATKGISAFSFDMIPRSSIAQSMDILSSMASISGYKAVLKATDYLPRYMPMLSTAAGTVPPSKVLIMGAGVAGLQAIATAKRLGAQVEAFDTRAASKEEVQSLGAKFVEVEGASDDTNAGGYAVEQSEEYKKKQAELIALKIEKADVVITTAQLRGRPAPKLITEEAVKTMKPGSVIVDLASSTGGNCVLTEDEKVVKKHGVTIIGSSNLAAEISEQASVLFSKNVQNYLKLMLTKEGLNFNFNDEIILQSCIVYKGEVIYGNEAKQKALVPAPKAEEKADAQA
- a CDS encoding NAD(P) transhydrogenase subunit alpha, which encodes MEQILAFLDDNTLAMLSLLVLSSFLGMEIIGKVPTVLHTPLMSGANAISGVVVIGAIILIRRAEATDYLTLVLGFIGIALAMINVVGGFAVTNRMLEMFKKKERK
- a CDS encoding NAD(P)(+) transhydrogenase (Re/Si-specific) subunit beta produces the protein MDISNLIDLLYLVSIIVFIIGLKGLSHPETARKGNRVAALGMGMAIVISLLAPETSGNNNYPWIIGAMLIGGGIGFVSSKKIAMTKMPEMVSLFNGLGGACAMLIGIAEFGNLPQGADMMSGAVLTNIFAMFVGAVSLTGSLVAYGKLNGSLRDNFTLPAPQIINLVSLAGIIALSVMIMTQPELNMALVYALLGLSLFYGIAFVTPIGGGDMPVVISLLNSVTGIGATGAGLIYGNNIMIIGGILVGASGVILTVMMCEAMNRSLVNVLIGNLGASGGGSGSSREEIVKEVNISDLAIQLKYADKVAIVPGYGLAVAQAQHICHEIESALESEGVEVRYAIHPVAGRMPGHMNVLLAESDVDYDKLLELEPANSSFPSTDVVLVIGANDVVNPSAKDDSASPIYGMPILDVETAKNVVVFKRGMSTGYAGVQNPLFFGDKTKMLFGDAKSSLNKLKDEIANA
- the tnpA gene encoding IS200/IS605 family transposase; this translates as MTQEYRKGHYTVTRLTVHIVFATKYRYQVLEGDIQKRCRSLLIQICESEGIEILKGVVSKDHVHIHIEYPPTKSLSDILKRMKGRTSRLLQQEYPSLGKRYWGKHFWAGGYGAWSTGNITDEMVNDYLEHHRSDMDDNSNFMLE